In Synechococcus sp. Nb3U1, one DNA window encodes the following:
- the gltB gene encoding glutamate synthase large subunit, with translation MNPHHSQITVPILNESWHFQERDACGVGFLVDQQGRASHELLQKTLTALTCMEHRGGCGGDNETGDGAGITTAIPWPLIQAEVGSLDPAHSAVGMVFLPQEEGESRAVQDLIDGYLANTEWRQVAWRPVPVDPARLGPMARQTMPSIWQLILTHPSLRGDALEHQLYLLRRRIRRQVEAQFGFYSLYFASLSCRVIVYKGMVQSAVLGQFYRDLQNPLYTTAYATYHRRFSTNTLPRWPLAQPFRYLCHNGEINTYLGNVNWMAARQQTLSHPIWGEEVEDLKPIIDPGTSDSAGLDAVFELLIESGYSTQQAMMVLIPEAYRHQPELQDHPEVVDFYEFFGGLQEPWDGPAMVVFCDGKTIGATLDRNGLRPARYAVTRDGVIAVGSEAGVVDFPEAEILEKGRLGPGQMLTVDLQSGQLCKNWGIKTQVAAQYPYGDWLKAHRVELSAQGFENTPHLLEEQLLQAQTAFGYSLEDVEMIIEDMAATGKEPTFSMGDDAPLAVLSTQPHPLYDYFKQRFAQVTNPAIDPLRESLVMSLDVYLGAKGNLLEIRPENARLLQLRSPVLNEAELEALKHTPFPCETLGILYPVADGPQGSRARLGSLCEEAVAAVQSGAEILILSDRGLNAEQALIPPLLAVGAIHHHLIQQGLRLKTSLVVETAQCWSTHHFACLIGYGASAICPYLAYESVRQWWHKPKTQTQMGSGKLPRLSLPEVQLKYRAGIEAGLLKILSKMGISLLSSYHGAQIFEAIGLSQEVIDIAFRGTVSRVGGMTLADLAREGMLNHQRAFPELSQKKLENFGFIQARPKGEYHINSPEMAKLLHKAIESGQPAHYETYKAHLRSRTPTALRDLLDFKSDRDPIPLEEVEPASEIFKRFATGGMSLGALSREAHETLAIAMNRIGGKSNSGEGGEDPERYLTITDVVADGTSIRFPHLKGLKAGDNASSAIKQVASGRFGVTPEYLINAQQIEIKVAQGAKPGEGGQLPGKKVSPYIAKLRRSKPGVTLISPPPHHDIYSIEDLAQLIFDLHQVNPQAKVSVKLVSEIGIGTVAAGVAKANADIIQISGHEGGTGASPLSSIKHAGVPWELGLAEVHSALLENGLRHRSILRVDGGIRTGWEVVMAAMLGAEEFGFGTVAMIAEGCIMARVCHTNNCPVGVTSQKEELRKRFPGTPEHVVTFFAFVADEVRQILAQLGYRSLKEVIGRVELLCPRADARLEKTNSLNLDCLLGIPVTEAKTLPDWLEHEPVHSNGPVLDDELLAKPETQKALETCGTATLETPIVNTDRCVGGRIAGAIARLHGDTGFAQQGGQLDLRFVGSAGQSFGAFTLAGMRLTLTGEANDYVGKSMCGGEIVLLAPAAAQRDPSQNVILGNTCLYGATGGYLFANGQAGERFGVRNSGAQAVIEGSGDHCCEYMTGGVVVVLGRVGRNLGAGMTGGLAYVLDEQGNFPAKVNGEIVRIQRVQTAAAEAQLKGLIQEHYRLTNSPKAERILQDWETYLPQFWQVIPPSEEGTELTNLTQAKTVAVSS, from the coding sequence ATGAATCCTCATCATTCCCAGATTACAGTTCCCATCCTGAACGAAAGCTGGCACTTTCAAGAGCGGGATGCCTGTGGGGTGGGTTTTTTGGTGGATCAGCAGGGAAGAGCCAGCCATGAGCTGTTGCAGAAAACTCTGACGGCCCTCACCTGCATGGAACATCGGGGCGGCTGTGGCGGTGATAACGAAACCGGGGATGGGGCAGGCATTACAACGGCGATCCCCTGGCCCTTGATTCAGGCGGAAGTGGGATCCCTGGATCCCGCCCACAGTGCGGTGGGCATGGTATTTTTGCCCCAAGAGGAGGGGGAATCCCGGGCAGTTCAGGATCTGATCGATGGCTATTTGGCCAACACCGAATGGCGACAGGTGGCTTGGCGACCGGTGCCGGTGGATCCCGCCCGGTTGGGGCCAATGGCCCGGCAGACCATGCCCTCGATTTGGCAGCTGATCCTCACCCACCCCAGCTTGAGGGGAGATGCTCTGGAGCACCAACTGTATCTGTTGCGGCGGCGCATTCGGCGACAGGTGGAGGCGCAGTTTGGCTTCTACTCCCTCTACTTTGCCTCTTTATCCTGCCGGGTGATCGTCTACAAGGGCATGGTGCAATCGGCGGTCTTGGGGCAGTTTTATCGGGATCTGCAAAACCCCCTCTACACCACCGCCTACGCCACTTATCATCGCCGCTTTAGCACCAATACCCTACCCCGCTGGCCCTTGGCCCAACCTTTTCGCTACCTCTGTCACAACGGCGAGATCAACACCTACCTGGGCAATGTCAACTGGATGGCGGCCCGTCAGCAAACCCTTTCCCACCCGATTTGGGGGGAGGAGGTGGAGGATCTGAAGCCGATTATTGACCCCGGCACCAGCGACTCGGCAGGGCTGGATGCGGTGTTTGAGCTGTTGATCGAATCGGGCTACTCCACCCAGCAGGCGATGATGGTGCTGATCCCGGAAGCCTACCGCCATCAGCCAGAACTGCAGGATCACCCGGAAGTGGTGGATTTCTACGAGTTCTTTGGGGGGCTGCAGGAACCTTGGGATGGCCCGGCGATGGTGGTGTTTTGCGATGGCAAAACAATCGGGGCCACCTTGGATCGCAATGGTCTGCGCCCGGCTCGCTATGCGGTGACCCGGGATGGGGTCATCGCCGTTGGCTCGGAAGCAGGGGTGGTGGATTTTCCAGAAGCGGAGATCCTGGAAAAAGGGCGGCTAGGCCCGGGGCAAATGCTGACGGTGGATCTGCAGAGCGGGCAGCTGTGCAAGAACTGGGGAATTAAAACGCAAGTGGCGGCCCAATATCCCTACGGCGACTGGCTAAAGGCCCATCGCGTCGAGCTCAGTGCCCAAGGGTTTGAAAATACCCCCCACCTCTTGGAGGAACAACTGCTACAGGCCCAAACCGCCTTCGGTTACTCCCTAGAAGATGTGGAGATGATCATCGAAGATATGGCGGCCACGGGCAAGGAGCCCACCTTCAGCATGGGAGATGATGCGCCCCTGGCGGTGCTCTCCACCCAACCTCATCCTCTCTACGACTACTTCAAACAACGCTTTGCCCAGGTCACCAACCCGGCTATTGACCCACTGCGGGAAAGTTTGGTGATGTCCTTGGATGTCTATCTAGGGGCTAAGGGCAACCTGCTGGAGATCCGCCCAGAAAATGCCCGCCTGCTACAGTTGCGTAGCCCGGTGCTCAACGAAGCTGAGCTAGAAGCCCTCAAGCACACACCTTTCCCCTGTGAAACCCTGGGGATTCTCTACCCAGTTGCCGATGGCCCACAAGGCTCAAGAGCTCGCCTTGGATCCCTGTGTGAGGAAGCCGTAGCGGCTGTACAGTCCGGGGCAGAAATTCTGATTCTCTCTGACCGAGGTTTGAATGCCGAGCAGGCTTTGATCCCGCCCTTATTGGCGGTAGGAGCGATCCATCATCATCTCATCCAGCAGGGCCTGCGTCTAAAAACCTCGCTGGTGGTGGAAACCGCCCAATGCTGGAGTACCCATCACTTTGCCTGTTTGATCGGCTACGGGGCCAGTGCCATTTGCCCCTATTTGGCCTATGAATCGGTGCGGCAGTGGTGGCACAAACCTAAAACCCAAACCCAGATGGGATCCGGCAAGTTGCCCCGGCTTTCTTTACCGGAGGTGCAACTGAAGTACCGAGCTGGGATCGAGGCGGGGTTGCTCAAGATTCTCTCCAAAATGGGCATTTCCCTGCTGTCTAGCTATCACGGGGCGCAGATCTTTGAAGCCATCGGCCTTAGCCAAGAGGTGATTGATATCGCTTTCCGAGGTACAGTGTCGCGGGTGGGGGGCATGACCCTGGCGGATTTAGCCCGAGAAGGGATGCTCAACCACCAGCGGGCTTTCCCGGAGTTGAGCCAGAAGAAGCTGGAAAACTTTGGCTTCATTCAAGCCCGACCCAAAGGGGAATACCATATCAACAGCCCGGAAATGGCCAAGCTGCTGCACAAAGCCATCGAATCCGGTCAGCCCGCCCACTACGAAACCTACAAGGCCCATTTGCGGAGCCGCACCCCCACCGCCCTGCGGGATCTGTTGGACTTTAAGAGCGACCGGGATCCCATTCCTCTGGAGGAGGTGGAGCCCGCTTCTGAAATTTTCAAACGCTTCGCTACAGGGGGTATGTCTTTGGGTGCCCTCAGCCGCGAGGCCCACGAAACCTTGGCTATTGCCATGAACCGCATCGGTGGTAAATCCAACTCCGGCGAGGGCGGCGAGGATCCGGAGCGGTATCTCACCATCACGGATGTCGTTGCCGACGGAACTTCCATTCGCTTTCCCCATCTGAAGGGCCTGAAGGCAGGGGACAACGCCAGTTCGGCCATCAAGCAGGTGGCTTCCGGTCGCTTCGGGGTGACGCCAGAATATCTGATCAATGCCCAGCAGATTGAAATCAAAGTGGCTCAGGGGGCTAAACCGGGGGAAGGGGGGCAACTGCCGGGCAAAAAGGTTAGCCCCTACATCGCCAAGCTGCGGCGCTCCAAACCGGGGGTGACCTTGATCTCGCCGCCACCCCACCACGATATTTATTCGATCGAGGATTTGGCCCAACTGATTTTTGATCTACACCAAGTGAATCCCCAGGCTAAAGTTTCGGTGAAGCTGGTCTCGGAAATTGGCATCGGTACGGTGGCTGCTGGGGTGGCCAAAGCCAACGCCGATATCATCCAAATCTCTGGGCATGAAGGGGGGACAGGCGCTTCACCCTTGAGTTCCATCAAGCATGCCGGGGTGCCCTGGGAGCTGGGTCTGGCAGAGGTTCACAGTGCGCTCCTAGAAAATGGCCTGCGGCATCGTTCGATTTTGCGGGTGGATGGCGGCATTCGCACCGGCTGGGAAGTGGTGATGGCGGCCATGCTGGGGGCGGAGGAGTTTGGCTTTGGCACCGTGGCCATGATCGCCGAAGGTTGCATTATGGCGCGAGTCTGCCACACCAACAATTGCCCCGTCGGGGTGACCAGCCAGAAAGAAGAGTTGCGCAAGCGCTTCCCCGGCACCCCAGAGCATGTGGTGACCTTCTTTGCCTTTGTTGCCGATGAGGTGCGCCAAATTTTGGCCCAACTGGGCTATCGCTCCCTGAAAGAGGTGATCGGGCGGGTGGAGCTGCTGTGCCCTCGGGCCGATGCGCGGCTGGAAAAAACGAATTCCTTGAATTTGGATTGTTTGCTTGGGATCCCTGTCACCGAGGCCAAAACCCTACCGGATTGGTTGGAACATGAGCCGGTACATTCCAACGGCCCAGTGCTGGATGACGAGCTCCTGGCAAAACCGGAGACCCAAAAGGCTTTAGAAACCTGTGGTACGGCGACTCTGGAAACCCCGATCGTCAACACGGATCGCTGTGTGGGCGGACGAATTGCCGGAGCCATAGCCCGCCTGCATGGCGATACAGGCTTTGCCCAGCAGGGAGGGCAGTTGGATCTGCGCTTTGTCGGCAGCGCTGGGCAGAGCTTTGGGGCCTTTACTCTAGCGGGAATGCGTCTTACCCTGACGGGGGAAGCCAACGACTACGTAGGCAAGAGCATGTGTGGGGGTGAGATCGTCCTCCTAGCCCCCGCCGCCGCGCAACGGGATCCCTCGCAAAACGTGATTTTGGGCAATACCTGTTTGTACGGGGCGACGGGGGGCTATCTGTTTGCCAACGGGCAAGCAGGGGAACGCTTTGGAGTGCGCAACTCGGGTGCCCAGGCGGTGATCGAGGGATCCGGCGATCATTGCTGCGAGTACATGACCGGCGGCGTGGTGGTGGTGCTGGGCCGGGTGGGTCGCAACCTGGGGGCTGGCATGACGGGGGGCTTGGCCTATGTGCTGGATGAACAGGGCAACTTCCCTGCCAAGGTGAATGGGGAGATTGTACGGATCCAACGGGTGCAGACGGCAGCGGCAGAGGCCCAACTGAAGGGACTCATTCAAGAGCACTATCGCCTCACCAATTCCCCGAAAGCGGAACGGATCCTGCAAGATTGGGAAACTTATCTACCTCAGTTCTGGCAAGTGATCCCGCCTTCAGAAGAGGGTACAGAATTGACGAATTTGACCCAAGCCAAGACGGTAGCCGTATCCTCTTGA